From Triticum aestivum cultivar Chinese Spring chromosome 7B, IWGSC CS RefSeq v2.1, whole genome shotgun sequence:
CTCGTGTCCATCGAGGTCGTCGACTCCTCCATCCGCCTCTGGCGCTCCCGCCGGTCCGGGATCTGGAGCATCCTGTACGTGGTAAGCACCAGATATGAGATGCTTGATTCAGTCCTTGGTTGGCAGCAAGTAGCTAGGAGCAGGACAGCAACTTCGTAACTGACACGCTTGCTTGCTTGCCTGCACTTCCTTTGTTAATATATCATACTATCAGTGTGTGTTGCTTGATTTACATGGACTAATTCTTGCTCTCAACATTAAAAAAATGTTTCTGTTGAATGTTCATCCCATAGTCAAACcatctctttcttccttttttttctgaaATAATGTTACTAGATTATAATTTGCAAGTAACTTGGGGGGGTGCATTCTTGCTTATCTATCCTTGTCGTCCTCATAATCATCATGTTGTAGTTGTACACGATTCGTTTGAGATAGATACCTGAATAATGAACGTATCTTCTGACTTGGCTGAAACTTTGTGGTCTGATTGAGCCTAACACAAACCTTTCAACTACTGGGCAATGCAGCTTAATGTGATCTACAGCCTCCTGACGGGCCGGCTCGTCCGTGAGAAGGTTGATCCGGCAGTGCAGCGGGTGGTCCGCAGCCAGGTCGGTTGATCATTTGCAATTCTGCATCAGGCATATGCATGGTTTGAGCCTAAGCAGCTGTCTGAAACCAGTTGCTAAATATTGTTGACAATGTCATGCTTGTTTTTCTGGACGTACAGATGAATGCAGTGGACTCATCGCAGTTCAGGGAGGCCCCTGACCTCTTCGAGATCGAGGGAACCAACGGCATGCCGAGGGCGTCCATCGAGAAACTGCCCGAGGGCACTATCACCGAGGAGTATAACCGGAATGCCGTCGGTGACCTCTACGGGTGCTCAGTATGCCTGCAGGTATGAAAGCCACACATCATCTCTGAAACCCACTATCCCCTATTAGCACAAACTCTGCTTACTTGTTCACCATATCATTGCACTATGTGAAGTGAACATTCTGAATTTCCGCTCATTCATCAGTAGTCATTTATTTGATTTCTTCACGCTCATTTATAGCCTGAATTTCTTTTGGTCTGTCTGGTCCGTCTGTTTGTAAACATTCTGAATTTCTGCCGTGTTGCTCATTCAGCTGTCATATAATTTTCTTTTGATCTTTTTGGTCTGTCTGAATTCAGAAATCCTCACATACCTTAAAACATAAACCGCCCAGCTCTTTCTGCAACATGAACATTCTATTCATACTCTTACACTCTCGAGCTCATTGTTTCTTCAGTGCCGGTTGTTATTTCTCAGTGATGGAAATTTTTGATCTCAACTTTCTATTCATGTTGGTGTTGGTTTTCAGGATTTCCAGATTGGTGAGAAGGTGCGGAGCCTGCCCGATTGCCTGCACGTGTTCCACGTGCCGTGCATCGACGGCTGGCTGATCAAGCACGGATCATGCCCACTCTGCAGGAGGAAGCTCtagatcatcatcaccatcatcatcatcatccacgaCCGACGACGACGACCGATGAGGAACTTCTGAAATTCTGTCTGCTGCTATTAGGAAGGAGGTCTTGCTCTGCTTGCTGCTTTGCATGCTGTGTGTGCGCGCGCTATGCCtgtgttgctgttgctgctgttagGAGGCTGACATATCTATAGAACGAACCCTAAATTTATAGAGCTCTTCTTTTTTTTGCCTTTGCATTTTGATTTTTGATCTCTCTCTTCTCCTGGTGGATGTAATATAGTAGTACGTACGACCACCGGGGAAAAAAAAGCACTGGACCGGCTTGCGCTTCGTTGTTGTTCTCCGGACTGATGAACTCCTCATATCATCATGTAATGTTATATATATCACACTGCTATTGTACAATATCTTGCGTGCATGGGCTTCGTGAAATTTTGATCTACTTGAAGATCGATTTGTAGGGCAAAATCGGCGAAGAGCGTCGTATCTTGAAATTTTGGAACCCCAGCTCTCTAGTGAGTAGTAACAACTTGAACCAGTTAGCGACCGCGCAATGGATACCTAAGTTCTTCATTTGAACTCAGAACAGTAGCTTACCTTGAGAAACAATGTCCATAGTATGAGGGTCAAATCAACAGCTTCAAATGCATATGATGGCCATTAAACGACGGCGCATGTAATGAGTTCGGATGAGCTCATGAGCATCATAACTTGAGCAGCTGAAGCTTTACATCTCCGGCTTAGATTGTAGTGAAAAATTCAAGTGGTTCTTCGCAATGTATACCAAAGTTCAACCTGGGAGAACAGGTACAAGGGGAAGTCAACATCTTTGTAAAGAATAACAATGTACATGTATGTAAAGTCGTCCTATCAATTTCAGAAAACTTGCCTTCTGGCTTGATCAGTCAACATGGACGTACGCGCGTCATCACCCTGTTGGAGGTGCTGGTTCAAATATCAGCGTGATTGGACTGGACAACATCGGAGACTTGAGCGGCGGTTCCTTCTTCTTCGAGGTGCTTTCGTGGATCGTTGCGCCATTTGTCTGCTAATATGTCGCCGTAGGTTTGGGGCTACGATTTGGGGATGCTGCCGCGAGGCAGTATGTCCCATGTGGATGGCCTcgatttctcttcttctttttaagTCGACTTGTTTGATGTTATCAATAGGtagtaatatactccctccgttcttaaatatttgtctttctagaaatttcaataagtgactacatacgaagcaaaatgaatgaatgtaccctctaaaacatgtctatatacatccgtatgtggtagtccatttgaaactctaaaaagacaaatatttaggaacggagggagtatgattatGTGCATCACTAGATGCAGAGGCCGAAGATGTTTTAATGTCAGAAATAAAGTTTGGGGCCATGAGCTCTTTTTGTAAGAAAAATATATACTTAGTCAGAAGCATCAGTACTGACctcgcaaaaagaaaaagaaaaacatcagCAGTGGTGAGATTGATGCAGAGGTACTCTGCTACAACGGATGAAATCGGCAGTAGGCCAGCCGTGAAAATGACCAGCCACGAGGCACCATCAGAGGCAGAGTAATGGCCGATCTGGACGTGGTTCGGGCGGGCCAGTCGGTCGAAGGGGAAGCTGACGCCTGACGGCACCGAATCCACCATGGCTGCTGCCTAGCGACCGCCTGCCGTGCCTGCTCGTGCGCTCATCAATGGCTGCCATGGCCTTCACCTACGTGTCTCCCAGATATTTTCATTTCTCCTCCCGGGGAAGCTAGTGCACATGCAGCCATCAATTGCAGGTTCCCGGACCTCCCGGTAGAAGAGAGTTTAATGTATTTGGGGGTTTTGTGTTTGTTACTGCGAACGGCGACAAGAGCACGGCTGACTTTACTGGTCAGTCAGTAGGGTATGTCCAACACCGATCCGTAAACCTCCCGCAATCATTCGGACCGCAGAAGCCATCCAAACGCGGTTATGTATCGGTCCGTAGAGTGGTCCGAACATGATTTCTCCCGCAAATCGGAGACAAACCTGTGAAGGGTTTACGGGAGTCTGGACACGCGAAATGTCGTTCTCCGCCCCTTGGCCGGCCCACCCAAAGGAAGGCCAAGTCCGCGCTTTTGTAGCATCCCGCACGGTTTTCGCACCAAAATCCCCCAATCTTTTCTTTCACTCCCCGCCActcttaccgaaaaaggctttcgccccgctttatatataaagcaccaaacCACAAGGACCATGATACAAACTCACGCCACCACCGCACAcgacacacacacccaaggcaagatacaagggTGCCGGACACCGCCACACCATCCAACAACTACCAAGCCACTACAAATGCGCGAGGACGAACTGCTTGGAGCCACCATAGACCTCCTCCTCCGAGGGGAGGTGAGACGGGAACGACGGAACCAGGACTCCAAGATggtgcctccaagaagggaacgacCACGATAGCCGCCACCATCTGGTCCCAAAGATCGGGTTTTCACCCGGAGCAACTCGAAGGAGAAAGGCCACTTCGACGGAGCCTACAAGAAGGATACAGTGTCCACAGACGCCGCCACCGTCGGCCAATACAAGATTGGGCAAGTAATGAACCCCAGCACGCCCACCCCTCCGAAGCAACCTAGCTCCGTCGACCACCAGCGACCACCCACCCGCGTGGCCGTGGCCGCTCGCCCGCACCCGAGGCGCAAGTCCCGCCCACGAACTTCGTGCCTCCCGCCACCGGGGCCGCCACCCTGCATCCAGACACCCCCAAGACTGACCAAAGTGATCATCTTGGGCCAAAGGGCGCACCCGACCGAAGAAACCGCGGCATACACCCCGCCTCGAACAACGCCGGAGTTGCGTCAGCCCACACATGGCCGGGGAACGGGGGAGGAGGGCGAGCGGACGCATCTGGGCCGGCACACCCCTGTGCCAGCGACGGGTGGCCCGGGCTCGGCGGCGCCTCCCGTCCCTCCAGCCTGCCTCCCCATCGGACAACTCGGTGTCGCCCCACCTCGGCGGCGACCGCAGCTCCACGTGAGGCCACCAACATACACCCGCCCGCCGGCAAGGAGAGATCCCAAGGGCCGCCACCAATCGCGAAGGAAGCTCACCGAGGAGCCCATCTGTGCGGCCCACTGTCGTCCAGCCGCCGAAGCTTCGGATCCCGGCCAGCCCGCCCACCAGCCAACCGCTGCCGCGTCGCACCACCACCCACCGTGGCCATGGCAGGGGCAGAGACTAGCAGCCCGCGCCGCCAGGTCCCAGATCCGGCCTTGACCCGCGCCGAAGGACCCAGATCTGGCGACCAAGGCACGCCCACCACCGCCGCGCCGGTCACGCCGCCGCCACGAAGCTGCCGCCAGCAGGCTCCAGCTCGCCGCCGCGCTGCCACGCCCGCCGCCAGCGCCGCATCCCAGGCGGCCGCCTTAACCCGCGCCGAAGGCCCCCGCCGAGGAGACAaggcagccccgccgccgccggcacctaccAGGCTTCGCCTGGCGCGCCCtctctggcggcggcgagggagaggagggaggaggaggggaagcCCGCCGGCGGCGCTAGAGTTTCTCCCGAGACGCGCGCGCGGGGCGCGTCGCGGGAGCGAGAGGAAGGAGAGCCCTATACCGTATTATCCCCCGCCACTCTTCGCCCAATTCCCGCTCTTGTCTCCCACCCTCTCTTTCCCTCCGCAGCTGATGCATGCAACCGTCGGAGAACCTATCAGAGATGGAGCCGGCAGAGGTGTCGGAGGATCCGAGCATCACGCTCTCCCGGAAGATCAGATCGGAGACACGGCAAAATCGCCGTGTCAAAGCGAAGGTTGCAAAGGAGGAGAAGCCGAAGAAGTGTCTGGCCGCCGGTGGGCCTGGTGGGCACGCCGATGGGGCGGTCGGCGAGGCCATGGTGGACGCCACCAAACGGGCACGCCCATAGTAAAGATGGCGCCGTGGCCGGAGCCTTACAAGCTCCGTACTACTACGCTGCCAAGCAGCTCTCAAACCCCGCCGGTACGGTTCCTGACATCACCGACATTAACGCGGCATTGCTCTTCTCCGAGTATCTTCGCAGCCGATCGTCCGGTCAAGGACGGCGAGTGAAGAGCAGATGGGTGCCCGCACGCTGCTTGCTGCAATGCCGAGAGCGGGGGAGCCAGCGTACGACGCGGATAGGGATATGCTCGATATTAGTGGCGAATCTAGACAGAAACTGGAGGGTGGGCTCAAAGCGTGTATCATGCCAATATCTGTTGGGTTGGGCCTGCAAGTGGCTGACTTGGGCCATGAAACTAGTAGTAAAAAAATTCTTGCAGTGCTGGAGGGGGGCTCAAGCCTGTTAAAGCCCCCCTAGTAGATTCGCCCCGGCTCGGTATCATCCACGGcggaggcgagggaggaggagggggctatGAGTACGGGCGGGTGGAAGACTCGGGTCCAACCCATTCCGACAACTACCAGCAACAGCATCCTACACCAAGAAGGCCACGCAACAGTCCTACACCCAGACCGGCAATGGCACACCACAACAATAGCATTGGCCTGCCGGAGAGCAACATccagaggggggggggaggaggaggaggacgacaatgGCGACGACGATGATCCGGATGATACAGACGGCTATCCAAAGAAGAAGGGTAGAGGAGAAAATTTCAACATGCGTGGAGGGCGGGCTGTTGTGCGATGCATGGTTGGCCACTAGCCTCGATCTTGTCCATGGCACGGAGCAGAAGGGCACAATCTTTTGGAGGAATATTCACATATGGTTCCATGAGCACAAGCATTCCGTGCCCTACTTCGACCCGTTGATCCATAAGACCATAACCGTGAGTGGAAGTCCCTCAACTatcgatggtacaccatccaagaggccgTCTCCAAGTATTGCGGGCACTTGAAACATCTCATCGCATGGTGGCCTAGCGCTACACATATGACCGAGCAAGTATGTTGATCACTAGTAGGATATACTTTAGctttgttgatcactagccggatatgctttagttttgttatCACTAGTcggatatgctttagttttgttgatcactagccaGACATGTATTGTTTTGTTGCTCACTAGACGCATATGCATTGTTTCACTTTGTAGCCTCTCGTGCTTGTGTGGTGtacaagaagttggagaagaagtccttcaccatcatgcattgttggttgaaatTAAATGGGCAACCGAAGTAGAAAATTTTCATTGCCAAGACCGTCGGCCAAGCCAACAAGGAAGAAACCGGTGACCCTACCGACCCAGTCCAAGAACCGCCGAAAAAGGTTAGAAGAAATCTGCGGGGGcaagaagtgggaggaggagagggcgaagaAGGAAGGGGCATGCGTGAGGCGCTCGGGCATCAAGGAGGAGAGAAAGACAAAGAGGTTCAAGCAGTTGATGGAGCGATAGAGAAGAAGATCAAGCTCGAAGAGAGGATGGCCATGATTGAAGAGAGAAAGGCGGTGCTCAAGGAGAAGAAGGCGGTACCCAAGGAAAAGAGGGTGAAAATCGTTGCCAATGCGGAGGACAGCAAGATGTTGACCTTGAATATCGACTCTTTGGATGCCGACGCTAGAACTATCGTGCAATCTGTCCGCTGCCAGATATTGGAGCAGCAGAAAGATGAGTTGGCGGCGGAGGCGGACGCGGACGCGGAGGCTGCCTACGCGGCAGCGACGACACCTACTTCATCAGGAAGTAACTTGCTGGGATGGCTGGTTCGGCAGGGCAGCAATGCACAGACTGACGTTTTTTTGGATTCGGCATATAAAAACGAGGTATATTTGCCTCCTTTTGGTTGCGATCGGGAATGCAATCCGGCGTTGTGTGGATCTGCCTAGATTTGAATTGGATGGCGTCTTTTCGCATCCGTGTTTGTGAACCGATCCCTGTCTGCGGACGTATGTGGCAGAAATTTACGAGTTgccattgaagatgcccttactAGTTAGTTGATTGGAAAATTCTGGATTCTGAATGTTTGTTCGATGGTCTTATAAGACCGAACAGTTAGCCACCGTGGGGTCCATCCGGGAGGacgaccaaggaggaggaggaggaggaagaatgtGTCTTAGATGGAGACTTGGACTGTTGCCACAAGATTCTTTTTTTGAAAGAAAAGGTGGCAAAGTGCCAACCTTATATTTTAAAATAGGCAAGGCCTGATGAAGTGACAAATACAAGGCATGACTTGGCCATTGCACGAAGGTGCAAAGCGCAAGTATAGCAACAAGGGGCCaagaaaaaaaggagagagggggggggggtttataTTACATCCCGTCTAAAGTGTATTTAGCTGGTAATTTTCTGGCACCAGATTTGTATATCGTCCTTGACAGCTTGGGTACGGGCTCTGTTGCTCCACAGATTTAGCATATTTGCCGCGTAGAAATGAAGGTAAGCCTCAGTCCAAACCTTGTTGTTGAAAACCCGGTCATTTCTAGCATGCCAAAGAGTGAGTGCACAGGCTACAAAGGCCACGTTCCATTGTCCGTTGAAACTTAGCTGGTGCTGTGCCTGGATTAGGGGCAATATCAGACAACAGATCATGCAAGGCTGTAAGCTCGGTCGTTGCCGTCTGGGAGAGATTAGGATGTAGTTGAATAGCCCAAGATCCATTGACATACTGTGAAAGCACTGAGCAAGCTGGTTGGGATGCGAAGGAAAACAAGTTGGGGTATAGCAGACAGAGACGACCGGCGTCCAGCCATTGATCCGTCCAGAAGGAGACCAGAGTACCAGACCCCAAGACACATCTTGAGGAGTTAACAACCAAAGGGATGAGATCCTTGAAACCTTTCCAGATGGTTGTATCTCTGCTTCGGGCGCCATGGGGGATAGCAGGCTGACAGTAGTGTGTGGCGAACCATCTGTAGCAGGGTATGTCAGAGCTCTGTATGATCTTAGAAACGAACTTGCACATCAAAGCTTGATTATGAACTTGCAGCTGCCGAACACCTAAGCTTCCATTGATACAAGGTAGAGAGACAGTGTCCCAAGCTACCAGGCAGTGGCCACCCTTAACTTTGTTTTTACCTTGCCAGAAAAAAGCGCGCAACAGCCCCTCCAACTTTCCAATGGATTCCATGGGCCATGAAAAGCAAGCCATGAAATAACTTGGAATGCCCGCCAGTACTGAGTTAATTAGAGTTAGCCGCCCACCTAGAGATAGGTAAGTGGCCAACCATCCAGAGAGCCGATGATCAACCTTGTGAATGACAGGCAGCAACATACCATGAGTAACTTTGTGCAAGGACAGGGGCAGACCCAAGTACGTGCACGGAAAGGCGGAGACCGGGCAGCCAAGAATCTGTGCAATAGCAGAGGCAATGTTTGTGTCCACAGCAACAGGTACTAGAGTGCTTTTGTGGAAGTTTATAGTGAGCCCAGAAAAATCAGAGAAAGCTGTGAGGACTGACTTAACAACTTCAGCTTGCTGCGTGCTGCCGTGGAAAAGGATGAGCGTGTCATCTGCGTACTGTAGAACTGGGAAGAAGCTGTCTGAACCAAGCGGGTGCAGTAAGCAGCCATTTTGAAACCTCTGGCAGCACGTCCTCTGCA
This genomic window contains:
- the LOC123158397 gene encoding NEP1-interacting protein-like 1, with the translated sequence MDPSGAFARSSSNVSLASLVRSGSGGSSGSSGSSRGRGGSRRMVRRVLRGVITFIFAIAGLFLGAVTGGLIGLATESGLFRGTGIGAITGALVSIEVVDSSIRLWRSRRSGIWSILYVLNVIYSLLTGRLVREKVDPAVQRVVRSQMNAVDSSQFREAPDLFEIEGTNGMPRASIEKLPEGTITEEYNRNAVGDLYGCSVCLQDFQIGEKVRSLPDCLHVFHVPCIDGWLIKHGSCPLCRRKL